Proteins encoded in a region of the Pigmentiphaga litoralis genome:
- a CDS encoding ATP-binding protein: MTLQRRLFISILLAAPVAWLLTIAVTYWRAELEINELYDTDMVRMAQQTYALLPLFQVDALDARRIPQAVPRGSQGDAVLGDVAVSAWAPDGRNLRIERDTETLPKRDGTHGFADVDIAGTAWRVYYLEDERGGWRVAVGQRLGERDELIMSNMLGQIVPWLVGLPILMLLMGWSVRRALRPVRELSRDIEHRSVDDPTPLDVKAVPGEIAPLVQATNRLMARASASIEHERRLTADAAHELRTPLAALRSQWEVVQRATDPAERLHAGAKLELGIERLNRLVSQLLAMARLENVTQAGFTGDVSWPRVAEQAISDCLALAQRKNVDIEVIWPPAGAVALPVTGDEHLLVLLLRNLVDNAARYSADGGLVTLRFLPDSIEIEDCGPGVSPDQLERLGDRFFRMPGQQEQGSGLGLSIARRVARIQGLEVTFANRMRGVEIDGFVAAVRRESRPPTLA, from the coding sequence ATGACCCTGCAGCGGCGCCTTTTCATCTCGATACTGCTGGCCGCGCCCGTGGCCTGGCTGCTGACGATCGCGGTGACTTACTGGCGCGCCGAACTGGAAATCAACGAGCTCTACGACACGGACATGGTCAGGATGGCGCAGCAGACTTATGCGCTGCTGCCCCTGTTCCAGGTTGACGCGCTGGATGCCCGGCGCATTCCGCAAGCGGTACCGCGCGGCAGCCAGGGCGACGCGGTACTCGGCGACGTTGCCGTGTCTGCGTGGGCCCCGGATGGGCGCAACCTGCGCATCGAACGCGACACGGAAACCTTGCCGAAGCGGGACGGCACGCATGGATTTGCCGATGTGGACATCGCGGGCACCGCCTGGCGCGTGTATTACCTTGAGGACGAACGCGGGGGCTGGCGGGTGGCGGTCGGCCAGCGCTTGGGCGAGCGCGATGAACTGATCATGTCCAACATGCTTGGGCAGATCGTTCCCTGGCTGGTGGGGCTGCCGATCCTGATGCTTCTGATGGGGTGGAGCGTGCGGCGCGCCTTGCGGCCCGTGCGGGAGCTGTCACGCGACATCGAACATCGCAGCGTGGACGATCCTACGCCGCTTGATGTCAAGGCGGTGCCCGGAGAAATCGCGCCGCTGGTCCAGGCGACCAACCGGCTGATGGCGCGGGCGTCCGCGTCGATCGAGCACGAGCGGCGCCTGACCGCCGATGCCGCGCATGAACTGCGCACGCCGCTGGCCGCGTTGCGGTCGCAATGGGAAGTCGTCCAGCGGGCGACCGATCCGGCCGAACGCCTGCACGCGGGTGCCAAACTCGAGCTTGGCATCGAACGTCTGAATCGCCTGGTGTCGCAACTGCTGGCCATGGCGCGACTGGAAAATGTGACGCAGGCAGGCTTTACCGGTGACGTGTCGTGGCCACGCGTGGCGGAGCAGGCCATCTCGGACTGCCTTGCCCTGGCCCAGCGCAAGAATGTGGACATCGAAGTGATCTGGCCGCCGGCAGGGGCGGTGGCGCTTCCTGTGACCGGGGACGAACATCTGCTGGTGCTGCTGCTTCGGAACCTGGTGGACAACGCGGCGCGGTACAGCGCCGATGGCGGCCTGGTCACCCTGCGGTTCCTTCCAGACAGCATCGAGATCGAAGATTGCGGGCCGGGTGTGTCGCCCGACCAGCTGGAACGGCTGGGGGACCGGTTCTTCCGGATGCCCGGACAGCAAGAGCAGGGCAGCGGGCTCGGCCTGTCGATTGCACGGCGCGTGGCGCGCATCCAGGGGCTGGAGGTCACGTTTGCGAACCGGATGCGGGGCGTGGAGATCGATGGATTTGTCGCAGCGGTCCGGCGCGAATCGCGGCCACCGACGTTGGCGTGA
- a CDS encoding response regulator, with product MRILIVEDDSLLGDGLSRGLRLLGYAVDWFRNGKEADHALAAVAYDAVVLDLGLPGDDGMVWLTRWRAAGKRIPVVVLTARDAVENRIGGLDAGADDYLVKPVTLDELAARLRAVTRRSAGMPEPVWMHGELRYEPSSHQAFWRGLPVELTTREAALLELFLTHPNRVLTRDFIREKLYDWNDVLESNTLEVHIHHLRRKLHPKIVRTLRGSGYALGTVDGEQP from the coding sequence ATGCGAATACTGATTGTTGAAGACGACTCCCTGCTTGGTGACGGCCTGTCACGCGGACTGAGGTTGCTCGGCTATGCCGTGGACTGGTTCCGTAACGGCAAGGAGGCGGATCACGCACTGGCTGCCGTGGCCTATGACGCCGTCGTGCTGGATCTGGGTCTGCCCGGCGATGACGGCATGGTCTGGCTGACACGCTGGCGCGCCGCGGGCAAACGGATACCTGTCGTGGTGCTGACGGCGCGCGACGCGGTGGAAAACCGGATTGGTGGTCTGGACGCTGGCGCCGACGACTACCTGGTCAAGCCGGTCACGCTCGACGAACTGGCGGCGCGTTTGCGCGCGGTGACGCGGCGCAGCGCGGGCATGCCGGAGCCGGTCTGGATGCATGGCGAACTGCGCTACGAACCGTCGTCTCACCAGGCCTTCTGGCGCGGGCTTCCTGTCGAGCTGACCACCCGCGAGGCCGCATTGCTCGAGCTGTTCCTGACGCACCCCAACCGCGTGTTGACGCGCGATTTCATCCGCGAAAAGTTGTACGACTGGAACGACGTCCTTGAGAGCAATACGCTCGAAGTCCATATCCATCACCTGCGCCGCAAACTGCACCCGAAGATCGTGCGTACCTTGCGCGGGTCGGGCTACGCGCTAGGCACTGTTGACGGGGAACAGCCATGA
- a CDS encoding TenA family transcriptional regulator: protein MAFFNTLIAQTGDSRQNLIDTPFVQACLRGEVWPESYRAFLQETYHHARHTVPILRACRDALKDRPVWLVAALDEYIDDEQGHGERILNDITASGGDAQSVRHGTPGAATELLVACAYDMIDRHQAIGVFGMLHVLEGTTVALALAATDRIQQGLRWPDQAFTYLRSHGTFDRERIAQFAMVMDEIDKETDRRTIIDSARMFYRLYGDMLRSLPQVSLRSAHCDPA from the coding sequence ATGGCTTTTTTCAATACCCTGATCGCCCAGACCGGCGACAGCCGCCAGAATCTGATCGACACACCCTTCGTCCAGGCCTGCCTGAGAGGCGAAGTATGGCCCGAAAGCTACCGGGCTTTTCTGCAGGAAACCTACCATCACGCGCGTCACACGGTGCCTATCCTGCGTGCCTGCCGTGACGCCTTGAAGGATCGTCCCGTCTGGTTGGTCGCGGCCTTGGACGAATACATCGACGACGAACAGGGTCACGGCGAGCGCATCCTGAATGACATCACCGCATCAGGCGGCGACGCCCAATCGGTGCGGCATGGCACGCCCGGCGCGGCGACCGAGCTCCTGGTCGCCTGTGCCTACGACATGATCGACCGTCACCAAGCGATCGGCGTGTTCGGCATGCTGCATGTGCTGGAAGGCACGACCGTCGCGCTGGCGTTGGCAGCAACCGACCGGATCCAGCAAGGGCTGCGGTGGCCCGATCAGGCATTCACCTACCTTCGCTCGCATGGCACCTTCGATCGGGAACGGATCGCGCAATTTGCGATGGTGATGGATGAAATCGACAAGGAAACCGATAGACGGACGATCATCGACAGCGCGCGGATGTTCTATCGGCTTTACGGCGACATGCTGCGCAGCCTGCCCCAGGTGTCGCTCAGATCAGCGCACTGCGATCCGGCGTAA
- a CDS encoding YbhB/YbcL family Raf kinase inhibitor-like protein, with protein sequence MLEKLPDSIGHALQNQRAGLDKIAFNQIGTGAGSASLTVHSLAFVDHAPIPEQYTADGVGISPPVQWTGVPSNAAAVVLIVEDADAPTPKPLVHAIVVDLPVGSDGALEAGALESPDHEGDDGLHTGRNSYLTAKWLPPDPPPGHGPHRYAFQVFALAAGEPFSSTPGRDEVLDALRERAVASGCLIGTYERPDGSIKIGATEDTAVPITPDRSALI encoded by the coding sequence ATGTTGGAAAAACTGCCCGACAGCATCGGCCACGCGCTGCAGAACCAGCGGGCCGGGCTCGACAAGATTGCCTTCAACCAGATCGGCACCGGTGCCGGCAGCGCGTCCTTGACCGTGCACAGCCTGGCCTTTGTCGATCACGCTCCCATTCCCGAGCAATACACGGCCGACGGCGTCGGCATCTCGCCCCCCGTGCAGTGGACCGGCGTACCGTCCAATGCAGCCGCGGTGGTGCTGATCGTCGAAGATGCCGATGCGCCCACCCCCAAGCCCCTGGTCCACGCGATTGTGGTGGACCTGCCGGTGGGCAGCGATGGCGCCCTGGAAGCCGGCGCACTCGAAAGCCCCGACCACGAAGGCGACGATGGCCTGCACACCGGCCGCAATTCCTATCTGACCGCCAAGTGGCTGCCCCCCGATCCGCCCCCGGGCCACGGCCCGCACCGGTACGCGTTCCAGGTGTTCGCGCTGGCCGCGGGCGAGCCGTTTTCGTCGACCCCCGGCCGCGATGAAGTGCTGGATGCGCTGCGCGAACGCGCGGTGGCCAGCGGCTGCCTGATCGGCACCTATGAACGGCCGGACGGCAGCATCAAGATCGGGGCGACCGAAGACACCGCCGTGCCGATTACGCCGGATCGCAGTGCGCTGATCTGA
- a CDS encoding GAF domain-containing protein: protein MNIRFQEPAEERLRIAAVERFKTMDASVHKSFVSAANILQKMTRTPIAGFSLLGQETQWFTSAMGGDLIESRRDETFCQFAIQSDIPLIIPNARMDPDYADHPLVAGNPYIQFYMGLCVRDADQYPLGALCAADMFPRSLDDNAYFVAVNLRDMLQNLLVVAARRRVS, encoded by the coding sequence ATGAACATCAGGTTCCAGGAACCGGCCGAAGAACGCCTGCGCATCGCCGCAGTGGAACGGTTCAAGACCATGGACGCGTCCGTGCACAAAAGCTTCGTGTCGGCGGCCAACATCCTTCAGAAAATGACACGGACGCCAATTGCCGGCTTTTCCTTGCTCGGCCAGGAAACGCAGTGGTTCACCAGCGCGATGGGCGGAGACCTGATCGAATCCCGACGGGACGAAACGTTCTGCCAATTCGCCATCCAGTCAGACATTCCGCTGATCATTCCAAATGCCAGGATGGACCCGGACTATGCCGATCATCCCCTGGTCGCCGGGAACCCGTACATCCAGTTCTACATGGGCCTGTGCGTGCGGGATGCCGACCAGTACCCGCTCGGCGCGCTGTGCGCGGCAGACATGTTTCCGCGATCGCTCGACGACAACGCCTACTTCGTCGCCGTCAATCTGCGGGACATGCTCCAGAACCTGCTGGTCGTGGCGGCGCGGCGTCGGGTCTCGTAG
- a CDS encoding tripartite tricarboxylate transporter substrate binding protein, with protein sequence MSNLRPASLALASVALAGALALAPLIAQAQAQAFPDKPIHIIVPLPPGGSNDVLARIVGQEMSKTFGQPVIVENKPGAAGNIATDYIAKSAPDGYTIAIAPNQTVAVNPVLYPKLPFDASRDLTGVTMMGRVPLVLVVPPQVKANSVADVIAMAKASPDKLTFATAGSGSPQHMSAEIFKSMTGVRMTQVPYRGSVPALVDVLAGTVDMMFCPINSALPYIRSGKLRALGITGEKRLPLLPDVPTIAETLPGYESDIWIGMIAPAKTPAPVIAKLNTELRRALALPEVKDKLAEQGIFTETSTPEAFTATMAADQKRWAEVIKNANIRPE encoded by the coding sequence ATGTCCAACCTTCGTCCCGCCTCGCTGGCCCTGGCCAGCGTCGCGCTGGCAGGCGCGCTCGCGCTCGCCCCTCTGATCGCTCAGGCCCAGGCCCAGGCGTTCCCCGACAAGCCCATTCACATCATCGTGCCGTTGCCGCCGGGCGGATCGAACGACGTGCTGGCGCGCATCGTGGGCCAGGAAATGTCCAAGACCTTCGGGCAGCCGGTCATCGTCGAAAACAAGCCGGGTGCGGCCGGCAATATCGCGACCGACTACATCGCCAAGTCGGCGCCGGACGGCTACACGATTGCGATTGCGCCGAACCAGACGGTGGCCGTCAATCCCGTGCTGTATCCGAAGCTGCCGTTCGATGCGTCACGCGATCTGACGGGCGTGACGATGATGGGCCGGGTGCCGCTGGTGCTGGTGGTGCCGCCGCAGGTCAAGGCCAATTCGGTGGCCGACGTGATCGCGATGGCGAAGGCGTCGCCCGACAAGTTGACGTTTGCAACGGCCGGGTCAGGCAGTCCGCAACATATGTCGGCGGAAATCTTCAAGTCGATGACAGGCGTGCGGATGACGCAGGTGCCCTATCGCGGCTCGGTGCCGGCGCTGGTCGATGTGCTGGCGGGCACGGTCGACATGATGTTCTGCCCGATCAATTCCGCCCTGCCCTATATTCGCAGCGGCAAGTTGCGCGCGCTGGGCATCACGGGCGAAAAGCGGCTGCCGCTGCTGCCGGACGTGCCGACGATTGCGGAAACGCTGCCGGGTTACGAAAGCGATATCTGGATCGGGATGATTGCGCCGGCCAAGACCCCGGCGCCGGTGATCGCCAAGCTCAATACCGAATTGCGCCGCGCGCTGGCCTTGCCTGAAGTGAAGGACAAGCTGGCCGAACAGGGCATCTTTACCGAGACGAGCACGCCGGAAGCCTTTACGGCAACGATGGCCGCCGACCAGAAACGGTGGGCGGAAGTGATCAAGAACGCGAACATCCGGCCCGAGTGA
- a CDS encoding gamma-glutamyltransferase family protein: MAVAPNALASQSAMAVLREGGNAVEAMIAAAATIAVVYPHMNSIGGDGFWLISRPGEAPRGLEACGASAASASIDTYRAQGISAIPFRGRLAANTVAGTISGWDAAYQYSQQALGGRLPLTRLLGDAIDYGRDGIPVTRSQALCTAGKRDELMAVPGFAQTFLHDGAAPQAGTRFMQARLAATLDHLARHGLDDFYRGELAQSMASDLAAVGSPVSLADLNRHEAVWKTPLALQHSLGKIYNMPPPTQGVVSLMILGQLDRLFNADMDPLGASYVHACVEATKQAFRIRDREITDPAHMRIDPQGLLDPAALDAMAQALSADRALPWGQGKGPADTVWMGVIDKDGVAVSFIQSIYHEFGSGIVLDQSGVNWQNRGCSFSLDPAARNPLMGGRKPFHTLNPAMAHFDDGRIMVYGNMGGDGQPQSQSAVFSRIANFGMNPQAAIDAPRWLLGRTWGQVSDTLKLEARFPQATVDALRALGHEVDVLLPYDETMGHAGAVVMHPGGLFEGGSDPRSDGACVGW; this comes from the coding sequence ATGGCCGTTGCCCCCAACGCCCTGGCGTCGCAAAGCGCGATGGCCGTCTTGCGTGAGGGCGGCAACGCGGTCGAAGCCATGATCGCCGCGGCCGCCACCATTGCCGTGGTGTACCCGCACATGAACAGCATCGGGGGGGATGGGTTCTGGCTGATCTCGCGGCCGGGCGAAGCGCCTCGCGGCCTCGAAGCCTGCGGCGCATCGGCGGCATCGGCTAGCATCGACACCTACCGCGCCCAGGGCATCTCGGCGATTCCCTTTCGCGGCCGCCTGGCCGCCAACACGGTCGCCGGCACCATTTCGGGCTGGGACGCCGCCTACCAGTATTCGCAGCAAGCCCTGGGTGGCCGCCTGCCCCTGACGCGTCTGCTCGGTGACGCCATCGACTATGGCCGTGACGGCATTCCTGTCACCCGCAGCCAGGCCCTGTGCACCGCCGGCAAGCGCGACGAACTGATGGCCGTGCCCGGCTTTGCGCAGACCTTCCTGCACGACGGCGCGGCGCCGCAGGCCGGCACCCGTTTCATGCAAGCCCGGCTGGCTGCGACGCTGGATCACCTGGCCCGCCATGGCCTCGACGATTTCTACCGCGGCGAACTGGCGCAAAGCATGGCGAGCGATCTGGCCGCCGTGGGCTCGCCCGTGTCCCTGGCCGACCTGAACCGTCACGAAGCCGTCTGGAAGACGCCGCTGGCCTTGCAGCATTCGCTGGGCAAGATCTACAACATGCCGCCGCCAACGCAGGGCGTGGTGTCGCTCATGATCCTGGGCCAGCTGGACCGCCTGTTCAACGCCGACATGGACCCGCTGGGCGCATCGTACGTGCATGCCTGCGTCGAGGCCACCAAGCAGGCCTTCAGGATCCGCGATCGCGAAATCACCGACCCGGCCCACATGCGGATCGACCCGCAAGGCCTGCTCGATCCGGCCGCGCTCGACGCGATGGCGCAGGCCCTGTCGGCCGACCGCGCGCTGCCGTGGGGCCAGGGCAAGGGCCCGGCCGATACGGTGTGGATGGGCGTGATCGACAAGGACGGCGTGGCCGTCAGCTTCATCCAGAGCATCTATCACGAGTTCGGCAGCGGTATCGTGCTCGACCAGTCGGGCGTCAACTGGCAGAACCGCGGCTGCAGCTTTTCGCTGGACCCGGCCGCGCGCAACCCGCTGATGGGCGGCCGCAAACCGTTCCATACGCTCAATCCGGCCATGGCGCATTTCGACGACGGCCGCATCATGGTCTACGGCAACATGGGTGGCGACGGGCAGCCGCAATCGCAAAGCGCGGTGTTCAGCCGCATCGCCAACTTCGGCATGAATCCGCAGGCCGCGATCGACGCGCCCCGCTGGCTGCTGGGCCGCACCTGGGGCCAGGTCAGCGACACGCTCAAGCTCGAAGCGCGCTTCCCGCAAGCCACGGTCGACGCGCTGCGCGCGCTGGGTCATGAAGTGGATGTGCTGCTGCCGTACGACGAAACCATGGGTCATGCCGGCGCGGTAGTGATGCACCCGGGCGGTTTGTTCGAAGGCGGATCGGATCCGCGCAGCGACGGGGCGTGCGTGGGCTGGTAA
- a CDS encoding LysR family transcriptional regulator, protein MRHVGESGLSNLRIRHLQLVESLVDFGALYQAAKAMNMTESTASAMLREVEAAFDVSLFDRTPQGMTLTKAGEIAIGRLRGVSSELAMLTQELVQPEATPVLRIGAVQHTFFGVLQKVVPQLLAEMPCRLELCDATSSELASCLQQDELDCILGRMPEDWIESFQSPAFFYSPLYDEEICVVASPDHPFARCDAVILEDLVKESWVLPKPGSHLRHVLTTAFVSEGLPPPEALIETSSFVFTLPLLTGSKLLTVATRDHGVSYEWAGQVRVLPIKLPQLSPPVAFVAKKRSMKNPAVLTFWELLRRAESPPMI, encoded by the coding sequence ATGAGGCACGTCGGGGAGTCCGGGTTATCGAACCTGCGTATTCGTCATCTTCAACTGGTGGAGTCACTGGTGGATTTCGGGGCGCTGTATCAGGCCGCGAAAGCGATGAACATGACGGAGTCGACCGCCAGCGCCATGCTGCGCGAAGTCGAAGCCGCCTTCGATGTGTCCTTGTTCGACCGCACGCCCCAGGGCATGACGCTGACGAAAGCGGGCGAAATCGCCATCGGCCGCCTGCGTGGCGTGTCGAGCGAACTGGCGATGCTGACGCAGGAACTGGTGCAGCCCGAAGCCACGCCCGTGCTTCGCATCGGCGCCGTCCAGCACACCTTTTTCGGCGTCCTGCAAAAGGTCGTGCCGCAACTGCTGGCCGAAATGCCGTGCCGTCTGGAACTGTGCGACGCCACGTCGTCCGAGCTGGCCTCGTGCCTGCAGCAGGATGAACTGGACTGCATTCTGGGCCGCATGCCCGAAGACTGGATCGAGTCGTTCCAGAGTCCGGCCTTTTTCTACAGCCCCCTGTACGACGAAGAAATCTGCGTGGTCGCGTCCCCCGATCACCCGTTTGCGCGCTGCGACGCCGTCATCCTGGAAGACCTGGTGAAGGAATCGTGGGTGCTGCCCAAGCCCGGTTCCCACCTGCGCCATGTGCTGACCACGGCATTCGTGTCCGAGGGCCTGCCGCCGCCGGAAGCGTTGATCGAAACGTCGTCCTTCGTGTTCACGCTGCCGCTGTTGACCGGGTCCAAGCTGCTCACGGTCGCCACGCGCGATCACGGTGTGAGCTATGAATGGGCGGGCCAGGTGCGGGTGCTGCCGATCAAGCTGCCGCAGCTGTCGCCGCCGGTCGCCTTCGTTGCCAAGAAGCGGTCGATGAAGAACCCGGCCGTGCTGACCTTCTGGGAACTGCTGCGCCGGGCGGAATCGCCGCCAATGATCTGA
- a CDS encoding acyl-CoA thioesterase, with protein MNDLQHQLSMSILMTPDMANFSGNVHGGTILKYLDQVAYACASRYAARYVVTLSVDQVVFRQAIHVGELVTFYASVNYTGRTSMEIGIKVVTENIREKTVRHTNSCYFTMVAVDDEGVPAIVPPLEPQTEEEKQRFEAAGLRRELRQEMERRHKVIKVRTTGAVED; from the coding sequence ATGAACGATCTCCAGCACCAGCTTTCGATGTCCATCCTGATGACGCCCGACATGGCGAACTTCTCGGGCAACGTCCACGGCGGCACGATTCTGAAGTACCTGGACCAGGTGGCCTATGCCTGTGCCAGCCGCTACGCGGCCCGCTATGTGGTGACGTTGTCGGTCGATCAGGTCGTGTTCCGGCAGGCGATTCACGTTGGCGAACTGGTCACCTTCTATGCGTCGGTCAACTACACCGGGCGCACGTCGATGGAGATCGGCATCAAGGTGGTGACGGAAAACATCCGCGAGAAAACGGTGCGCCACACCAACAGCTGCTACTTCACCATGGTGGCCGTGGACGACGAGGGCGTACCGGCGATCGTTCCGCCGCTGGAGCCGCAGACCGAAGAAGAAAAGCAGCGGTTCGAAGCCGCCGGCCTGCGCCGCGAACTGCGCCAGGAAATGGAGCGCCGCCACAAGGTCATCAAGGTGCGCACCACCGGCGCGGTCGAAGACTGA
- a CDS encoding alpha-hydroxy acid oxidase, with protein MPAITCIEDLRLLAKKRVPRAFYDYADSGSYTEGTYRANTEDLSALKLRQRVAINVDERSVATTLLGQPVTMPVAIAPTGLTGMQWADGEILGARAAEAFGIPFTLSTMSICSIEDVAAATTKPFWFQLYVMRDREFVASLIQRAKAAKCSALVLTLDLQILGQRHKDIKNGMTVPLRITLANILDVMSKPGWALRMAGAKRKTFGNLDGFVKDTTGINSLGQWTASQFDPTLSWDDVAWIKSQWGGKLILKGILDVEDARIAASCGADAIVVSNHGGRQLDGALSSISALPAIVDAVGNDIEVMFDGGVRSGQDVLKACAVGARGVMIGRAFLYALGAMGQEGVTTMLNVMRKELDVSMALTGTKNIQDVGRHLLVDPRKLGA; from the coding sequence ATGCCCGCCATTACTTGTATCGAAGACCTGCGCCTGCTGGCCAAGAAGCGCGTCCCCCGCGCGTTTTACGACTATGCCGACAGCGGCTCGTATACCGAGGGCACCTATCGCGCCAACACCGAAGATTTGAGCGCGCTCAAGCTTCGGCAGCGGGTGGCCATCAACGTCGACGAACGTTCGGTCGCCACCACCCTGCTCGGCCAGCCCGTGACCATGCCCGTCGCCATCGCGCCGACCGGCCTGACCGGCATGCAATGGGCCGATGGCGAAATCCTGGGCGCGCGCGCCGCTGAAGCGTTCGGCATTCCGTTCACGCTGTCGACCATGAGCATCTGTTCGATCGAAGACGTGGCGGCCGCGACCACCAAGCCGTTCTGGTTCCAGCTGTACGTGATGCGTGACCGCGAATTCGTGGCGTCGCTGATCCAGCGCGCCAAGGCCGCCAAGTGTTCCGCGCTGGTGCTGACGCTGGACCTGCAGATCCTGGGCCAGCGCCACAAGGACATCAAGAACGGCATGACCGTGCCGCTCAGGATCACCCTGGCCAACATCCTGGATGTGATGAGCAAGCCGGGCTGGGCGCTGCGCATGGCCGGCGCCAAACGCAAGACCTTTGGCAACCTGGACGGCTTCGTGAAAGACACCACCGGCATCAACAGCCTGGGCCAGTGGACCGCCAGCCAGTTCGACCCGACCCTGTCCTGGGACGACGTGGCCTGGATCAAGTCGCAGTGGGGCGGCAAGCTGATCCTGAAAGGCATCCTGGATGTCGAAGACGCGCGCATCGCGGCCTCATGCGGCGCCGACGCCATCGTCGTCAGCAACCATGGCGGCCGCCAGCTCGACGGCGCGCTTTCCAGCATTTCGGCTTTACCTGCGATCGTGGATGCGGTGGGCAACGATATCGAAGTCATGTTCGACGGCGGCGTGCGCAGCGGCCAGGACGTGCTCAAGGCCTGCGCCGTGGGCGCGCGTGGCGTAATGATCGGCCGCGCCTTCCTGTATGCGCTGGGCGCGATGGGGCAGGAAGGGGTCACCACCATGCTGAACGTGATGCGCAAGGAACTGGACGTCAGCATGGCGCTGACCGGGACCAAGAACATCCAGGACGTCGGCCGGCACCTGCTGGTGGATCCGCGAAAGCTGGGGGCCTGA
- a CDS encoding LysR family transcriptional regulator: protein MTHPLPSSPTLSELRAFVAVADAGHFTKAAERLGLSQSSLSAAIGKLEAAIGTRVFDRHTRGCRLTDTGTDMLPAARRLLHDMDTLVEGARSAATLQRGRVTIAAPSAQCTLLLPPLVRHFTQQHPGVRVTVHDIAEEHVREQVRTGAADLGIATQTDERTELMATPFYSDQYIVAMRNDHPLAVRKSVEWSQVCKEPIIGPLPGNPVRRHLDQRLAREGLQLDYRYEVSLPWTMVGLAREGLGVSVLTLAVKPLVDWLGLVMKPIGRPAIARTLVVLRPPGRTLSPGAAAFRDLLLGSNVR from the coding sequence ATGACGCATCCGTTACCTTCCTCGCCCACGCTCTCGGAACTTCGTGCCTTCGTGGCCGTGGCTGATGCAGGCCACTTCACCAAGGCGGCCGAACGGCTGGGCCTGTCGCAGTCGTCGCTCAGCGCTGCAATCGGCAAGCTGGAAGCGGCGATTGGCACGCGCGTGTTCGATCGCCACACGCGGGGCTGCCGGCTGACCGATACCGGCACCGACATGCTGCCCGCGGCGCGGCGTCTGTTGCACGATATGGATACCCTGGTGGAGGGGGCCCGCAGCGCCGCCACCCTGCAGCGCGGACGCGTCACCATCGCCGCGCCCAGCGCGCAATGCACCTTGCTGCTGCCACCGCTCGTACGCCACTTCACGCAGCAGCATCCCGGCGTGCGCGTGACGGTGCATGACATTGCCGAAGAACATGTGCGCGAGCAGGTGCGCACCGGCGCCGCCGACCTGGGCATCGCAACCCAGACCGACGAGCGCACCGAATTGATGGCGACTCCGTTCTACTCCGACCAGTACATCGTTGCCATGCGCAATGATCATCCGCTGGCTGTGCGCAAATCCGTGGAGTGGAGTCAGGTGTGCAAGGAGCCGATCATCGGACCCCTGCCCGGCAATCCGGTGCGGCGTCACCTGGATCAGCGGCTGGCGCGCGAAGGCCTGCAGCTTGATTACCGGTACGAGGTGTCGTTGCCATGGACCATGGTGGGCCTGGCGCGCGAAGGGCTGGGCGTGTCGGTGCTGACGTTGGCGGTCAAGCCGCTGGTCGACTGGCTGGGCCTCGTGATGAAGCCCATCGGGCGTCCGGCCATCGCTCGCACCTTGGTCGTGTTGCGGCCGCCGGGGCGGACGCTGTCACCTGGCGCGGCCGCCTTCCGGGACCTGCTGCTGGGCAGCAACGTCCGGTAG